In a genomic window of Procambarus clarkii isolate CNS0578487 chromosome 10, FALCON_Pclarkii_2.0, whole genome shotgun sequence:
- the LOC138363253 gene encoding platelet glycoprotein Ib alpha chain-like, protein MLNQEGTRDASKCGNELHASVAGSPTQVIVAIDDLATLPAIDDPATPPAIDDLATLPAIDDPATPSTIDDPATPPAIDDPATPSTIDDPATPPAIDELATPPAIDDPATPPAIDDPATPPAIDDPATPPAIDDPATPPAIDDLATPPAIHDPATPPAIDDPATPPAIDDPATPPAIDDPATPPAIDDPATPPGSPKESQVS, encoded by the coding sequence CTTCTGTGGCCGGGAGCCCTACTCAGGTCATCGTTGCCATAGACGACCTTGCAACACTTCCCGCCATAGACGACCCTGCAACACCTCCCGCCATAGACGACCTTGCAACACTTCCCGCCATAGACGACCCTGCAACACCTTCCACCATAGACGACCCTGCAACACCTCCCGCCATAGACGACCCTGCAACACCTTCCACCATAGACGACCCTGCAACACCTCCCGCCATAGACGAGCTTGCAACACCTCCCGCCATAGACGACCCTGCAACACCTCCCGCCATAGACGACCCTGCAACACCTCCCGCCATAGACGACCCTGCAACACCTCCCGCCATAGACGACCCTGCAACACCTCCCGCCATAGACGACCTTGCAACACCTCCCGCCATACACGACCCTGCAACACCTCCCGCCATAGACGACCCTGCAACACCTCCCGCCATAGACGACCCTGCAACACCTCCCGCCATAGACGACCCTGCAACACCTCCCGCCATAGACGACCCTGCAACACCTCCCGGCTCGCCAAAAGAGTCACAGGTCTCATAA